The following proteins come from a genomic window of Rattus norvegicus strain BN/NHsdMcwi chromosome 8, GRCr8, whole genome shotgun sequence:
- the Acat1 gene encoding acetyl-CoA acetyltransferase, mitochondrial isoform X1: MAALAVLHGVVRRPLLRGLLQEVRCLGRSYASKPTLNDVVIVSATRTPIGSFLGSLASQPATKLGTIAIQGAIEKAGIPKEEVKEVYMGNVIQGGEGQAPTRQATLGAGLPIATPCTTVNKVCASGMKAIMMASQSLMCGHQDVMVAGGMESMSNVPYVMSRGATPYGGVKLEDLIVKDGLTDVYNKIHMGNCAENTAKKLSISREEQDKYAIGSYTRSKEAWDAGKFANEITPITISVKGKPDVVVKEDEEYKRVDFSKVPKLKTVFQKENGTVTAANASTLNDGAAAVVLMTAEAAQRLKVKPLARIAGS; encoded by the exons ATGGCTGCCCTGGCGGTTCTACACGGCGTCGTCCGCAGGCCTCTGCTCCGCGGGCTGCTGCAG GAAGTAAGATGCCTGGGACGAAGTTATGCATCCAAACCCACTTTGAAT GATGTGGTTATAGTGAGTGCTACACGAACTCCCATTGGATCCTTCCTGGGCAGCCTTGCCTCTCAGCCAGCCACCAAGCTTGGTACTATTGCAATTCAGGGAGCCATTGAAAAGGCAG GGATTCCAAAAGAAGAAGTGAAGGAGGTCTACATGGGCAACGTCATCCAAGGGGGAGAAGGACAGGCCCCGACCAGGCAAGCTACACTGGGTGCAG GTCTACCCATTGCCACTCCGTGCACCACAGTAAACAAGGTGTGTGCCTCAGGAATGAAAGCCATCATGATGGCCTCTCAAAGTCTTATGTGTGGACACCAG GATGTGATGGTGGCAGGCGGAATGGAGAGCATGTCAAATGTCCCGTACGTAATGAGCAGAGGAGCAACACCATACGGTGGGGTAAAACTTGAAGACCTGATTGTGAAAGACGGGCTAACCGATGTCTACAATAAAATTCATATG GGCAATTGTGCTGAGAACACCGCGAAGAAGCTGAGTATCTCGCGGGAGGAGCAGGATAAGTACGCCATCGGCTCTTACACCCGAAGTAAAGAGGCGTGGGATGCAGGGAAGTTTGCAAATGAGATTACGCCCATCACCATCTCAGTGAAAG GTAAACCAGACGTGGTGGTGAAGGAAGATGAAGAGTACAAGCGAGTTGACTTCAGTAAAGTGCCAAAGCTCAAGACAGTGTTCCAGAAAGAAAACG GCACAGTAACAGCTGCTAACGCCAGCACACTGAACGATGGAGCAGCTGCTGTGGTTCTCATGACTGCAGAGGCAGCCCAGAGGCTCAAGGTTAAGCCACTGGCACGAATCGCAG gTTCTTAA
- the Acat1 gene encoding acetyl-CoA acetyltransferase, mitochondrial precursor yields the protein MAALAVLHGVVRRPLLRGLLQEVRCLGRSYASKPTLNDVVIVSATRTPIGSFLGSLASQPATKLGTIAIQGAIEKAGIPKEEVKEVYMGNVIQGGEGQAPTRQATLGAGLPIATPCTTVNKVCASGMKAIMMASQSLMCGHQDVMVAGGMESMSNVPYVMSRGATPYGGVKLEDLIVKDGLTDVYNKIHMGNCAENTAKKLSISREEQDKYAIGSYTRSKEAWDAGKFANEITPITISVKGKPDVVVKEDEEYKRVDFSKVPKLKTVFQKENGTVTAANASTLNDGAAAVVLMTAEAAQRLKVKPLARIAAFADAAVDPIDFPLAPAYAVPKVLKYAGLKKEDIAMWEVNEAFSVVVLANIKMLEIDPQKVNVHGGAVSLGHPIGMSGARIVVHLAHALKQGEFGLASICNGGGGASAVLIEKL from the exons ATGGCTGCCCTGGCGGTTCTACACGGCGTCGTCCGCAGGCCTCTGCTCCGCGGGCTGCTGCAG GAAGTAAGATGCCTGGGACGAAGTTATGCATCCAAACCCACTTTGAAT GATGTGGTTATAGTGAGTGCTACACGAACTCCCATTGGATCCTTCCTGGGCAGCCTTGCCTCTCAGCCAGCCACCAAGCTTGGTACTATTGCAATTCAGGGAGCCATTGAAAAGGCAG GGATTCCAAAAGAAGAAGTGAAGGAGGTCTACATGGGCAACGTCATCCAAGGGGGAGAAGGACAGGCCCCGACCAGGCAAGCTACACTGGGTGCAG GTCTACCCATTGCCACTCCGTGCACCACAGTAAACAAGGTGTGTGCCTCAGGAATGAAAGCCATCATGATGGCCTCTCAAAGTCTTATGTGTGGACACCAG GATGTGATGGTGGCAGGCGGAATGGAGAGCATGTCAAATGTCCCGTACGTAATGAGCAGAGGAGCAACACCATACGGTGGGGTAAAACTTGAAGACCTGATTGTGAAAGACGGGCTAACCGATGTCTACAATAAAATTCATATG GGCAATTGTGCTGAGAACACCGCGAAGAAGCTGAGTATCTCGCGGGAGGAGCAGGATAAGTACGCCATCGGCTCTTACACCCGAAGTAAAGAGGCGTGGGATGCAGGGAAGTTTGCAAATGAGATTACGCCCATCACCATCTCAGTGAAAG GTAAACCAGACGTGGTGGTGAAGGAAGATGAAGAGTACAAGCGAGTTGACTTCAGTAAAGTGCCAAAGCTCAAGACAGTGTTCCAGAAAGAAAACG GCACAGTAACAGCTGCTAACGCCAGCACACTGAACGATGGAGCAGCTGCTGTGGTTCTCATGACTGCAGAGGCAGCCCAGAGGCTCAAGGTTAAGCCACTGGCACGAATCGCAG CATTTGCTGATGCTGCTGTAGACCCCATTGATTTCCCACTCGCACCTGCATATGCTGTACCTAAG gTTCTTAAATATGCAGGACTGAAAAAAGAAGACATTGCCATGTGGGAAGTAAATGAAGCATTCAGTGTGGTTGTACTAGCCAACATTAAAATGCTGGAGATTGACCCTCAAAAAGTAAATGTCCATGGAGGAGCTGTTTCTCTGGGCCATCCAATCGG